The following are from one region of the Stigmatella ashevillena genome:
- the fdxA gene encoding ferredoxin FdxA — protein MAYVVAEPCIKCKYTDCVDVCPVNCFYEGANFLVIHPDECIDCGACEPVCPTKAIFPESELPDKWKEYKALNADFALKWPNLATKLAELPEADEYKEQKDKRALLDPAPGKR, from the coding sequence ATGGCCTACGTTGTTGCCGAACCCTGCATCAAGTGTAAGTACACGGACTGCGTCGATGTCTGCCCTGTCAATTGCTTCTACGAGGGGGCGAACTTCCTTGTCATCCATCCGGATGAGTGCATCGACTGTGGCGCTTGTGAGCCCGTGTGTCCTACCAAGGCCATCTTTCCGGAGTCCGAGCTTCCCGATAAGTGGAAGGAGTACAAGGCCCTGAACGCGGATTTCGCGTTGAAGTGGCCGAACCTCGCCACGAAGCTCGCCGAGCTGCCGGAGGCGGACGAGTACAAGGAACAGAAGGACAAGCGCGCCCTGCTGGACCCTGCCCCCGGCAAGCGCTGA
- the asd gene encoding aspartate-semialdehyde dehydrogenase produces MAKLRAVLIGATGLAGQQFIAGLQNHPFIELTGLAASPRSAGKSYVEALRTANGMTAWFVPEPLPAAVARMPVVSGDAVQGKDYDIAFSAVEADVAREIEPRLAKDIPVFSAASAFRYEADVPLIIPPVNASHAPLIREQQRRRGWKGFIVPIPNCTTTGLAVTLAPLAERFGVKAVLMTSLQAMSGAGRSPGVIGLDILDNVVPFIPKEEGKVEVETKKILGALQQGGAAIDSHGVKVSCTCTRVAVLEGHTEAVFVSLGKKATVDEVSATLREWRGDEVARGLPSSPPNWIELLEDPYRPQPRLDRETHGGMATTVGRVREDGVLENGFKYVLVSHNTKMGAAKGAILVAELMRAQGLFG; encoded by the coding sequence ATGGCGAAGCTTCGCGCTGTCCTTATCGGCGCTACGGGTCTGGCAGGGCAGCAGTTCATCGCGGGTCTTCAGAATCATCCCTTCATCGAGCTGACCGGGTTGGCGGCATCGCCCCGTTCGGCGGGCAAGTCCTACGTGGAGGCGCTGCGCACGGCCAACGGCATGACGGCGTGGTTCGTCCCCGAGCCGCTCCCGGCCGCGGTGGCCCGCATGCCCGTGGTGAGCGGGGATGCCGTGCAGGGCAAGGACTACGACATCGCCTTCTCCGCGGTGGAGGCGGATGTGGCCCGGGAGATCGAACCCCGGCTCGCCAAGGACATCCCCGTGTTCTCCGCCGCGAGCGCCTTCCGCTACGAGGCGGACGTGCCGCTGATCATCCCTCCGGTCAATGCCTCCCACGCCCCGCTCATCCGCGAGCAGCAGCGGCGCCGCGGCTGGAAGGGCTTCATCGTCCCGATTCCCAACTGCACCACCACGGGGTTGGCCGTCACCCTGGCCCCGCTGGCCGAGCGCTTTGGCGTCAAGGCCGTGCTGATGACGAGCCTTCAGGCCATGTCGGGGGCGGGGCGCTCCCCGGGGGTCATTGGCCTGGACATCCTCGACAACGTCGTTCCCTTCATTCCCAAGGAAGAGGGGAAGGTAGAGGTCGAGACGAAGAAGATCCTGGGCGCGTTGCAGCAAGGCGGCGCGGCCATCGACTCCCACGGCGTGAAGGTGTCCTGCACCTGCACCCGCGTGGCGGTGCTCGAGGGCCACACGGAGGCCGTCTTCGTCTCGCTGGGCAAGAAGGCCACGGTGGACGAGGTGTCGGCCACCCTGCGTGAGTGGAGGGGAGACGAGGTCGCCCGGGGCTTGCCCTCCTCGCCGCCCAACTGGATCGAACTGCTGGAGGATCCCTACCGCCCTCAGCCCCGGCTGGATCGGGAGACCCACGGGGGCATGGCCACCACGGTGGGCCGGGTCCGGGAGGACGGCGTGCTGGAGAACGGCTTCAAGTATGTGCTGGTCTCCCACAACACGAAGATGGGGGCCGCCAAGGGCGCCATCCTGGTGGCCGAGCTGATGCGGGCACAGGGGCTGTTTGGCTGA
- a CDS encoding rhodanese-like domain-containing protein: MARKRHGFVGVPFKPSLARRPLMEPHIPCAELYLRLGDEDVLILDCRSPSHWGRLEVHVPGALRMTPEEVAQHLTMLPDDELIVLCGCDLDEDSVARVCRLLLLRGRNAVCLRGGIETWVAEGFPVESHFAGTATALQS, translated from the coding sequence ATGGCCCGGAAGAGGCATGGGTTCGTTGGGGTTCCATTCAAACCAAGTCTCGCGCGGAGGCCTTTGATGGAACCTCATATCCCTTGCGCCGAACTGTATCTGCGCCTGGGGGACGAAGATGTCCTCATCCTGGATTGCCGCTCTCCATCGCACTGGGGGAGGCTGGAAGTTCACGTCCCCGGGGCGTTGAGGATGACACCCGAGGAGGTTGCCCAACATCTGACCATGTTGCCGGACGATGAGCTGATTGTCCTGTGTGGTTGTGATCTGGATGAGGACTCTGTCGCGAGGGTCTGCCGCCTGCTTCTGCTCCGGGGACGCAATGCCGTGTGTCTCCGGGGAGGTATCGAAACCTGGGTGGCCGAGGGCTTCCCCGTGGAGTCACATTTCGCCGGTACGGCCACTGCGCTTCAGAGTTGA
- a CDS encoding acyl-CoA dehydrogenase family protein, translating into MLHGYGVYQEEHEAFRRTVRAVVDQEILPFVREWEAREDFPRELFTRFGELGFLGLKYPELYGGSAAGELYEAVLLEELGRCGSGGVAAGLGAQCTIASAPLHLFGSDEQKRRFLAPAIRGEKIGALGVTEPDAGSDVAGIRTTAVRDGSHYIVNGSKTYITNGVRADFVVLAVKTDPQKGRKGLSLLILEKGTPGFSVGRKLQKLGWRASDTAELFFEDCRVPVDNLLGEPGQGFTQILGNFQWERLSLALGALGAMEDMLEKVLVHVKERRAFGQSLSGFQVVRHKLAELFTELECARQLTYHALRLHVGGEHAVAQTSMAKKVATETCCRVADACLQLHGGAGYMMEYDIQRHWRDARLGPIGGGTSEVMNEIIARQLGL; encoded by the coding sequence ATGTTGCACGGCTATGGGGTGTACCAAGAGGAGCACGAGGCCTTCCGCCGCACGGTCCGCGCGGTGGTGGACCAGGAGATCCTCCCGTTTGTCCGGGAATGGGAGGCCCGTGAGGACTTTCCCCGGGAGCTGTTCACGCGCTTCGGCGAGCTGGGTTTCTTGGGGTTGAAATATCCAGAACTGTACGGAGGCTCGGCGGCCGGAGAGCTGTACGAGGCGGTGCTCCTGGAGGAGCTGGGCCGCTGTGGCTCCGGGGGCGTGGCCGCGGGCTTGGGCGCCCAGTGCACCATCGCCTCGGCCCCCCTCCACCTGTTCGGATCGGACGAGCAGAAGCGGCGGTTCCTGGCCCCGGCCATCCGGGGGGAGAAGATCGGCGCCCTGGGAGTCACCGAGCCGGACGCCGGCTCGGACGTGGCGGGGATCCGCACCACCGCGGTCCGGGACGGCAGCCACTACATCGTCAACGGCTCCAAGACGTACATCACCAATGGCGTGCGCGCGGACTTCGTGGTCCTGGCCGTGAAGACGGATCCGCAGAAGGGCCGCAAGGGCCTGTCCCTGCTCATCCTAGAAAAGGGCACCCCGGGCTTCAGCGTGGGACGCAAGCTGCAGAAGCTCGGCTGGCGCGCTTCGGATACCGCAGAGCTGTTCTTCGAGGACTGCCGCGTGCCCGTGGACAACCTCCTGGGTGAGCCGGGGCAGGGCTTCACTCAGATCCTGGGCAACTTCCAGTGGGAGCGCCTCTCGCTGGCGCTGGGGGCACTGGGGGCCATGGAGGACATGCTGGAGAAGGTGCTTGTCCACGTGAAGGAGCGGCGCGCCTTCGGCCAGTCCTTGAGTGGGTTCCAGGTCGTGCGCCACAAGCTGGCCGAGCTCTTCACGGAGCTCGAGTGCGCGCGCCAGCTCACCTACCACGCACTGCGCCTGCACGTGGGCGGGGAGCATGCCGTGGCGCAGACCTCCATGGCCAAGAAGGTGGCCACCGAGACGTGCTGCCGCGTCGCCGATGCCTGTCTCCAACTCCACGGAGGCGCTGGCTACATGATGGAGTACGACATCCAACGCCATTGGCGGGATGCCCGGCTCGGCCCCATTGGCGGAGGAACCAGCGAGGTAATGAACGAAATCATCGCCCGGCAACTGGGGCTGTGA
- a CDS encoding right-handed parallel beta-helix repeat-containing protein: MRKFPAALLAACLLATGLWACQPGDSGSTNEGASQQAAGEPRSAAPGSGSSSVGKTPATGSSTSNQNVPIGAQPVPDTPVADLPAHEGHTPIAQPSPQPDAPTSEPTPPAARFTREWVVIPSGSDTAQGDAAQPFKTIGKAVSVAGPGELIRVLAGTYPERVVLDASVKAGTSGAKITLQGEGKPRITPGAGTGALLQVRRPNWVIDGFDLDVKGEASFAVTFEGDVQGSVLANSELHHGTGGGAVTTYNKATGATIENNHIHDFVKNKGDFDSHGVVVQPTSANITVRNNDIHDNSGDSVQCLGPEGFSSLPPAKGLVVENNHFYANRENAVDIKTCHDVVVRNNRMHGFKPSATAKGDAVVVHYSAKNVLIEGNEVYDSGKGVSVGGNRVGPVPSGIVIRRNRIHDITQKGGGEGAGIRLENSEGTRVVNNTITRVDTAALILGHGTGGPTSNLTVENNIIDSSVAVNLGGQHPGMKIGFNLYPANAQFQLSTGPVGLEAFQQASGDQTSAMADASVAADFAPTVTAVDKGTDVGLPFCGVAPDIGAVEADC; the protein is encoded by the coding sequence ATGAGGAAGTTTCCAGCGGCGCTCTTGGCCGCTTGCCTGCTCGCGACGGGACTGTGGGCTTGCCAACCGGGTGATTCCGGTTCGACGAACGAAGGGGCCTCACAGCAAGCCGCGGGCGAGCCCCGCTCCGCCGCACCCGGGTCGGGATCGTCTTCCGTGGGCAAGACGCCCGCGACCGGTTCTTCTACGAGCAACCAGAATGTTCCCATCGGCGCGCAGCCGGTTCCGGACACCCCGGTGGCGGACCTGCCGGCCCACGAGGGGCATACCCCCATCGCCCAGCCCTCTCCCCAGCCGGATGCCCCGACGTCCGAGCCCACGCCGCCCGCGGCCCGGTTCACCCGGGAATGGGTGGTGATCCCCTCCGGAAGTGACACGGCGCAGGGCGATGCCGCCCAGCCCTTCAAGACCATCGGCAAGGCGGTCAGCGTCGCGGGGCCGGGTGAGCTCATCCGCGTCCTGGCGGGCACCTACCCCGAGCGCGTCGTCCTCGATGCGTCCGTGAAGGCGGGCACCTCGGGGGCGAAGATCACCCTCCAAGGGGAGGGCAAGCCCCGCATCACCCCAGGCGCGGGGACGGGCGCGCTGTTGCAGGTGCGCCGGCCGAACTGGGTCATCGATGGCTTTGATCTCGACGTGAAGGGCGAGGCGTCCTTCGCCGTCACCTTCGAGGGAGATGTGCAAGGCTCGGTGCTGGCCAACTCGGAGCTGCACCACGGGACGGGCGGCGGCGCGGTGACGACCTACAACAAGGCCACCGGCGCCACCATCGAGAACAACCACATCCACGACTTCGTGAAGAACAAGGGTGACTTCGACTCGCACGGCGTCGTCGTGCAGCCCACGTCGGCCAACATCACCGTGCGCAACAACGACATCCACGACAACTCGGGGGACTCGGTGCAGTGCCTCGGGCCCGAGGGCTTCAGCTCGCTGCCGCCCGCCAAGGGGCTGGTGGTGGAGAACAACCACTTCTACGCCAACCGCGAGAACGCCGTGGACATCAAGACGTGCCACGACGTGGTGGTGCGCAACAACCGCATGCACGGCTTCAAGCCCTCGGCCACGGCCAAGGGGGACGCGGTGGTGGTGCACTACTCGGCGAAGAACGTGCTCATCGAGGGCAACGAGGTGTACGACTCCGGCAAGGGGGTCTCCGTGGGAGGCAACCGCGTGGGCCCCGTGCCGAGCGGCATCGTCATCCGCCGCAACCGCATCCACGACATCACCCAGAAGGGGGGCGGGGAGGGCGCTGGCATCCGCCTGGAGAACTCCGAGGGCACCCGCGTGGTGAACAACACCATCACCCGCGTGGACACCGCGGCGCTCATCCTGGGGCACGGCACCGGCGGCCCCACGAGCAACCTCACCGTGGAGAACAACATCATCGACTCGTCGGTGGCCGTGAACCTGGGAGGCCAGCACCCGGGCATGAAGATCGGCTTCAACCTCTACCCGGCGAATGCGCAGTTCCAACTGTCCACGGGGCCGGTGGGCCTGGAGGCCTTCCAGCAGGCCTCGGGTGACCAGACGTCCGCTATGGCGGATGCCTCGGTGGCCGCGGACTTCGCCCCCACGGTGACGGCGGTGGACAAGGGCACGGATGTGGGCCTGCCGTTCTGTGGCGTGGCCCCGGACATTGGCGCGGTGGAAGCGGACTGCTGA
- a CDS encoding SpoIID/LytB domain-containing protein: MAAQAPGSYGPLAVLKAVPAHLLLLLVACATPQPPAPGPEAPGAVARPSAPAGVPAPGPLPPLEDPLEQDLEAPSSLQRLDFRGGEPQVPIRLMEGRSEVTFFPRGRMRLHFGGPANKVLEAPAGTPWKVRVTRGQPAVLTARIQLGEFRFADKTGLAEAQEAWQARGLFVRVHVLGALYGIAGKVIDNRRYLLLEEEARTPQEGTERQAELLRQFGVQTTLFEEIHTPSRGILEVRDGSGTVVGLAQDSLLAETRDSAGFDVRRVEHSVGYDNHGFEDRSFRGSLQFTVDRFGTLAVVNGVRLEELLKGLVPAEIFARAHMEALKAQAVTARGEVLAKVGTKHLGDPYLLCSEQHCAVYRGRTGEAASTNAAVEATRGEALFAQDGRLVDSVYSAVCGGHTEDNDIVWGGPPDPNLRGRPDLLNFSEQVPSPAALDAFLADTNMSAACQRSSFAQPSKFRWEKRFTAAQVNAFTEKLGIGPVQAMNLSERGVSGRARVLTISGERGATQVRGELNIRRLFGMLNSSMALVEATRADDGRPLSWTFRGGGWGHGVGMCQTGAIGRAEAGQSYRDILRHYYNGAEVTPIY, from the coding sequence GTGGCGGCCCAGGCTCCAGGCAGCTACGGTCCGCTCGCCGTGCTCAAGGCCGTTCCCGCCCACCTTCTGCTGCTCCTTGTCGCTTGCGCCACGCCGCAGCCCCCTGCTCCGGGGCCCGAGGCCCCCGGCGCCGTGGCCCGTCCCAGCGCTCCCGCCGGTGTTCCGGCCCCCGGCCCCTTGCCGCCGCTCGAGGATCCCCTCGAGCAGGATCTCGAAGCCCCCTCTTCCCTTCAGCGCCTCGACTTCCGAGGGGGCGAACCGCAGGTGCCCATCCGGCTCATGGAGGGCCGCTCCGAGGTGACGTTCTTCCCGCGCGGGAGGATGCGGCTGCACTTCGGCGGCCCCGCGAACAAGGTGCTGGAGGCCCCCGCGGGCACGCCGTGGAAGGTGCGGGTCACCCGGGGTCAGCCCGCGGTGCTCACGGCGCGGATCCAACTCGGCGAGTTCCGCTTCGCGGACAAGACCGGGCTGGCGGAGGCCCAGGAGGCGTGGCAGGCCCGAGGCCTCTTCGTGCGCGTCCACGTGCTGGGCGCGCTGTACGGCATCGCGGGGAAGGTCATCGACAACCGGCGCTACCTGCTGCTGGAGGAAGAGGCCCGGACGCCCCAAGAGGGCACCGAGCGGCAGGCGGAGCTGCTGCGCCAGTTTGGCGTGCAGACCACGCTCTTCGAGGAGATCCACACCCCCTCGCGCGGCATCCTCGAGGTCCGCGACGGCTCGGGCACCGTGGTGGGGCTGGCCCAGGACTCCCTGTTGGCGGAGACGCGGGACTCGGCGGGCTTCGACGTGCGGCGGGTCGAGCACTCCGTGGGGTACGACAACCATGGCTTCGAGGACCGGAGCTTCCGGGGCTCATTGCAGTTTACGGTGGACCGCTTCGGGACGCTGGCGGTGGTGAACGGGGTGAGGCTGGAGGAGCTGCTCAAGGGGCTCGTCCCCGCCGAGATTTTTGCACGCGCGCACATGGAGGCGCTCAAGGCGCAGGCCGTGACGGCGCGCGGCGAGGTGCTGGCCAAGGTGGGGACCAAACACCTGGGGGATCCCTACCTGCTGTGCTCGGAGCAGCACTGCGCCGTGTACCGGGGACGGACGGGCGAAGCGGCCAGCACCAACGCCGCGGTGGAGGCCACGCGCGGCGAGGCCCTGTTCGCCCAGGACGGGCGCTTGGTGGACTCCGTCTACAGCGCCGTGTGCGGCGGCCACACCGAAGACAATGACATCGTCTGGGGAGGCCCTCCGGATCCGAACCTGCGGGGCCGACCGGACCTGCTGAACTTCTCGGAGCAAGTCCCCTCACCGGCCGCCCTGGACGCGTTCCTGGCGGACACGAACATGTCGGCGGCGTGCCAGCGCTCCAGCTTCGCGCAGCCGAGCAAGTTCCGCTGGGAGAAGCGCTTCACGGCGGCCCAGGTGAATGCCTTCACGGAGAAGCTCGGCATCGGCCCGGTGCAAGCCATGAACCTCTCGGAGCGAGGCGTCTCCGGCCGCGCCCGCGTCCTGACGATCTCCGGGGAACGAGGGGCCACCCAGGTCCGGGGCGAGCTGAATATCCGGAGGCTCTTCGGGATGCTCAACAGCAGCATGGCCCTGGTGGAAGCCACCCGGGCCGATGACGGCCGCCCCCTGAGCTGGACCTTCCGGGGGGGTGGCTGGGGCCACGGCGTCGGCATGTGTCAGACAGGCGCCATTGGGCGGGCCGAGGCCGGACAGAGTTATCGCGATATCCTGCGTCATTATTACAACGGAGCCGAGGTCACCCCCATCTATTAG
- a CDS encoding TonB family protein → MRPLSSEQWAKNRGEAKPSKAQTERPRAQEKKEEKKEEQKPKGQVVDVARGNEQKAPDAKYLAERDNKVDKETRAREQTPFYRNATPQRTAPQSREGDGQTEEQPRVSGNNGVGSDDQPMSQGQSRPSFEVPNARRKQEIALKTDPEQGPGMSVPNRSESDEVVGNAKRLRVQPGTGPSDIDGSSGRAGLPGVSSLMPSQAVMDKLIGAAPNDHLRDVDEGDGTFLNTREWKYSSFFNRVKQNVGMHWNPGSQLQRRDPTGSIYSGKDRYTLLNITLDQKGMVRDIQIEKSSGLDFLDLEAISSFQRAQPFPNPPAGLLDSDAQVNFSFGFFMEMGGGPGMRLFRRSH, encoded by the coding sequence ATGCGGCCGTTGAGTTCGGAGCAGTGGGCGAAGAACCGGGGCGAGGCCAAGCCGTCGAAGGCACAAACCGAACGCCCCCGCGCCCAGGAGAAGAAAGAAGAGAAGAAGGAAGAGCAGAAGCCGAAGGGCCAGGTGGTGGACGTGGCCCGGGGCAACGAGCAGAAGGCCCCCGACGCGAAGTACCTCGCCGAGCGGGACAACAAGGTGGACAAGGAGACCCGGGCCCGGGAGCAGACGCCCTTCTACCGGAACGCCACCCCCCAGCGCACGGCCCCCCAATCGCGGGAAGGCGACGGGCAGACCGAAGAGCAGCCGCGCGTGTCGGGAAACAACGGCGTGGGCTCGGATGACCAGCCCATGAGCCAGGGCCAGAGCCGACCCTCCTTTGAGGTCCCCAACGCGCGGCGCAAGCAGGAGATCGCCCTGAAGACGGATCCCGAACAGGGACCGGGGATGTCGGTGCCCAACCGCTCCGAGAGTGATGAGGTGGTGGGCAACGCCAAGCGGCTCCGCGTCCAGCCGGGCACCGGACCGAGCGACATCGACGGCTCCTCCGGGCGGGCGGGCCTGCCGGGGGTGTCCAGCCTGATGCCCTCCCAGGCGGTGATGGACAAGCTCATCGGCGCGGCCCCGAACGATCACCTCCGGGACGTGGACGAAGGCGACGGGACGTTCCTCAACACCCGGGAGTGGAAGTACTCGAGCTTCTTCAACCGCGTGAAACAGAACGTGGGGATGCACTGGAACCCCGGCAGCCAGTTGCAGCGCAGGGACCCCACGGGATCGATTTACAGCGGGAAGGACCGCTACACACTGCTCAACATCACGCTCGATCAGAAGGGCATGGTGCGGGACATCCAGATCGAAAAGAGCAGCGGGCTGGACTTCCTGGACCTGGAGGCCATCTCGTCCTTCCAGCGGGCCCAGCCCTTCCCCAACCCTCCGGCCGGCTTGCTCGACTCGGACGCCCAGGTGAACTTCTCGTTCGGCTTCTTCATGGAGATGGGGGGAGGCCCGGGAATGCGCCTCTTCCGCCGTTCTCACTGA
- a CDS encoding cation diffusion facilitator family transporter, producing MERNRKVRRVLAAMLAANWAVALAKLGFGLLHRSASVTADGMHSFIDGSSNILGLVAMTAAARPADEDHPYGHGKFEAIASLGIGAMIAIGMVELGRMALDALVSDRHPEVTATMAMVMLFTLGVNLIVTRVERHYGHTLKSTLLLADANHTLSDVYVTLAVLVSLALVWLGYPRADGVIALVVMVFVARVAYDIIRQAVGILSDKARLDVTQVCELSLSVPGVRSCRDVRSRGMEDSVYVDLKIEVDPHLTTAQAHEVADQVEEKLHATYSQVVDVVIHVEPAPSQLSKASS from the coding sequence ATGGAGCGGAACCGGAAGGTTCGCCGGGTCCTTGCGGCCATGCTCGCGGCCAACTGGGCCGTGGCCCTCGCCAAGCTGGGCTTTGGGTTGCTCCACCGCTCCGCCTCGGTGACGGCGGACGGCATGCACTCGTTCATCGACGGCAGCTCCAACATCCTGGGGCTGGTGGCCATGACGGCGGCGGCACGGCCCGCGGACGAAGACCACCCCTACGGCCACGGCAAGTTCGAGGCGATCGCTTCCTTGGGCATCGGGGCGATGATCGCCATCGGCATGGTGGAGCTGGGCCGGATGGCGCTCGACGCCCTTGTGAGCGACCGGCACCCCGAGGTGACCGCCACGATGGCGATGGTCATGCTGTTCACCCTGGGGGTCAACCTGATCGTCACCCGCGTGGAGCGGCACTACGGGCACACGCTCAAGAGCACCCTGCTGCTGGCGGATGCCAACCACACGCTCTCGGATGTCTACGTCACGCTGGCCGTGCTGGTCTCGCTGGCGCTGGTGTGGCTGGGCTACCCCCGCGCCGATGGGGTAATTGCCCTGGTGGTCATGGTGTTCGTGGCCCGGGTTGCCTACGACATCATCCGGCAGGCCGTGGGGATCCTCTCGGACAAGGCCCGGCTGGACGTGACACAGGTCTGCGAGCTGTCCTTGAGCGTGCCCGGCGTGCGCTCCTGCCGGGATGTGCGCAGCCGGGGCATGGAAGACAGCGTCTACGTGGACCTGAAGATCGAGGTGGATCCCCACCTCACCACCGCCCAGGCGCACGAGGTCGCCGACCAGGTGGAGGAGAAGCTCCACGCCACCTACTCCCAGGTGGTGGACGTGGTCATCCACGTGGAGCCCGCGCCCTCCCAGCTCTCGAAGGCTTCGAGCTGA